Genomic DNA from Setaria italica strain Yugu1 chromosome V, Setaria_italica_v2.0, whole genome shotgun sequence:
GTTCGGTGTCCATGCAAATATGTGCTAGTTATTCTGTAGGATGGATGACAGATTTCAGCAAACACATACCGGGCTGCAACAAATTACATACAGATTTCAGGTTCAAAAGCCCTGATCAACAAGGTAGTCACCAAGCCTCTCCACAACCATGTTGCACTGGCCAGGAGTCATTGGTTCCTCATAGATACCTATGATGATAGCCATATTGGTCTTCTTGATTGTAACCCCACCTGGTCCCTGCAAACAATAAAAAAACACGGGACGGAGCCCAAATCAATACAGCTTACAGGTAACATTTAAATCATTGCACAGGAAACACCTATCTTTCGAAATAAAGTCTGGTCAGTCTAGTTCCAGGAAGGAAGAGGTTTCAACCCCACCCGCCAACAAACAATATAGGAATCCATAGAGGTCTTGATGAATTTCAAGACGCCGAAACTCATTAACTACAGAGATGATCCCTTTGAATCTGAACAAATCTAAGTAACTGAGACCAACAAATACTTAGACAAGTATTCTGGTGATTTCATCTTAAAATGAAGATTGTTGCTCTTCCTGCACGTGTTTCCTTCAGTTTCATACCTCAGGCATAGGCTGATAAATGCAGTTTTTGGGTCCGGCACTGTGACCGATTGGCCAGTGCAGTGCTATGTAAAAACTATAATTCCAGGTGATAGTTTGAAAAATTGAAAGCTTTGGTTGAAGCCACAGTCATTACATCGATCAGTATAAGAAATAGAACGTCGACAAATTTCCCACTTGACAAGTTTAATGAGTCATAAAAGGTAAACAGTTGATTATCTTCTAATTGCATCTCAAATTCCAATTTGCAAATATTTATATATGATAACTTTTCTACATAGGATCTCCAGGTAATGATTTTTATCCATGAAAGGTTGTGCGACTGCATGATATAGCTTCTCTCAATATTGGAAAGCATCAATCAAATGTTCTCCCAGTACCTATGTGGATAAATCCTGTCTGGAGTTAATTTTTTCCTCAATTTCTTAATTTGATTGACTACCACCCAGGTGGGTCAAAAACAAGATGAATCCATCAGATGACCAATAACTGAAGAATCTATGGTTAATGATGGGAGTTGCTGACCAACTACAGAAACCAGCTCAACTAATATTACGACAACCCAAAAATAGCCCCAGGATTTCGCCCCTCGGGCATTCTTCTTTATTAATAAAGCAGCAGCTCTTCTGTTggctcgtttaaaaaaaaaagccccAAGAACAACGACACTGGGAAACAAGTGATCATTATAATTCTCCAATCCATATGCATACAATGTGAATATTATTTATTCTTTGCTATTTCTGCATAAACTGGTTGGCATTGTAAACCAACAAGGAATCTGTTATGTTCAACGTTCTACAACTGTCAATATAATCTCTCAACAAAACTGTTTCTTTAATAGAAACTAGTGGCAGATCATTTACTTGGGAAAATAAGGTCATGAATTTTAACTGAATAGTGCATCCTTATATAATATGCTAATGCAATAAGAAATGGAATCCAAACTCCGATCCAAACCTTCTTCCCTCGAATGACAGCTCCAGGTTCACCTTGGATAACCATGTATTTGCTACCCCCCAGGTATAAACCAGTGGGTGCTAGAGAGCCTGGTTCATTGAAATCATTCATTATTGCAGTGATTTCTTCAGGTTTCACCTGCAAAATGTAGGTTTTGAATATTCATAAGATTGCAATAAAAATGAATAAAAACTGTTGAAAGTATTTGTATGAACTGAAATGGGAATCAGTACCAAACATCTTAGAAGTTAATATACATCGGAAACATTTCTGCTCATATTTCCAGAAATTAGAGTTGCAAAAGAATATGGAAACGATCATCAGTTTAGAAAAAGCCTATTAAGCCGTGGAATGATCAatatcacaaattcacaaataAAGAAGCCACTGTTCTACCCCTTTGCTTTCAACAGCAGAGTTTAGAAAATAGCAAATTTTATAAAGTTCAGTGAAGGCCGACATGATAATTAGCATAAATAAACTTTAAGTTTTTATAATCAAGTACCAAGAGGGCAGATTTTACATAGCAAGTTAGTGGTTTAAATTTGGTGATTTTACTAATAACTGTTTACAAGAATGACCTGTGCCTTCGTCGGGGAAAAAAAAGGTAGAAACATCCTGAGCAATAAAATTCATTGCAGCACATAATGCTTAAATCAGAATCGACATTACAAAGGTGacggcaagaaaaaaaaatcttctgtACTTTGAACTCGTGCCCCGACCAACAGAGAGATTTATAAATTGCTCTGGTAGTGGTAGATTGATCGATCTTCACTTGGCCACAATATCAAGACCTGAAGTTTTCTGACGAAACTGAAGAGCTGCAGGTGTAGTGCAGTTCTTCAGTTTTGTCAGAGAACATAATTGGCGGAATGAAGGCAACATAGCGCGCAGCGTCCACAACAATCTGGCTAAGGATCTGCTTGCTTACCCTATTCACTGACCTGCGGGACGGCGTCGGACTGGGCCCATTCGGCGCCGTCATGgccgaggatggcggcggcggcggtgaggcgcTGGCCATCGATGTCGCAGAGCATGTGGTCGTCCACGTACGCCTGCCACGAcatgccgccgcctccctccggcTTTCCTGGCCTGGTCCGCTTCGGGTCGCTCGCTCGTGGACTCGCCGTTGGCTCCTCTCGGTCCTCTGCTCTACTTATGCGAGCGCAGCAGCGCTACCTGGCGGCGGCAAGCTCGGCGATGCTGCTCCGTCGACCGTCCACATGCTCCCCTCCTCGCCTCCGCTCAATGTGAGCATCGTTGTTCCCTGACGCATGGTGGTGAAAAAAAGCAGGCATTTTTATTTCTCTCCCTCCCGGATTTGCTTCCTGAATGGCTGAACTGCATTTCCACGATTCGATTCGATGCTTCTGTTCCGTGCCTCCATGGACGGCCGATATCTGATCCGGCGTCATCTCCGAGAATAGGTTGCTGCATGCTGCGTGAAGAGGTCAGGGCGCTCGATCCTATGGCCGGTGCTATCTCGGTCTCACTGTGTTCCCCCAAGATTTGATCCGTTTTTGCTTTCGGCTTTCGCGTCGCGGTCGAATAGAATCCCTTTCACATGGCCTTCCCAGATTCAGCCGGAGATGTTTCGCCGACCTCAAGTCCTGACTCCTGAAGACCATGAAAATTTAGTCTGTCTGACGAAGAAAAAAGGGAAAGGCTTAACAAAGCCGTGGACAGAGGAACGCGCAGGCCATGGGCCACGGCCTACCAACTGGACAAATACGTGCGCTAACACTTGCGGATCGTCCGCCTCTCTCGGCCCAGTTATCAAGGATGGCCAGTGCGGCGATACAATAGGAGTATCAGTTTGTTCCATTGATTCTAAATAGTACCTGGGTGCGTATTCCGCATCCGAGCCCTCCCACCGAGCCAGACTCGTGCCGCCAGCGCCTGTCTCGCTAGTTTTTTTAAAGCTTTTTCCGGGTTTTTTACCAGCTCAATCCCACCACGTTGCGAATAGATCGTGGGTCCGCCGTCCAGACGCGGTTTCGCCAGTATCTCTGTAGCCACACCGCCCGCCCTTGAGTCCTTCCATCGCCGCCTCCCTTGCCGTTGACGCCGCGCAGCCCCGACACGTTCCGCCGGCGCAACCGACGCCGCACCGTTTGCTGACCTCAGTGCAGGCAGGGCGTCGCCGCCAGCCCTCGCCTTTTCCTGTGCGTCGACGCCGCAACAGCCTTTCGGCGTTAGATCTCCCAATTGTCCTCGGCCGCCTGATTCTctgcgcaccgccgccgccggtgaggccctCCACCGAATTGTGTTTCTAACCTCAGCTCATCGGCAAGCTGTCTTCCAACCATTCTCCCAATTAGATACAGGTAATCGGATGATGAAGTTTCGTGTTTTTTTTGTTGGGGATTAGATCTTGCATTACAAGGCTTAATTTCTCATATCTTCTGATTTTTAGTCGCAACAGCCACGGCTTGCAGGAGGGTAGCGGCTGTAGGCTAGCAAGAATACGGCATAACAGCGGCTTGTGGGGGTGCTCGGCACCTACATCGGCAGGTTTGGGAGGATGAGGTTCCTGACGGAAGAGGAAGCGGAGAAGCTCAAGGGTCGTGGACGAGGTTCCTGATGGTGGGTTCGGCAATGGCTTCGTGTCCTTCGCCTACCTCAAGACTCTCCGTGTTCACTGTAGGACCCTGCTTGCTGAGCTCTTCAGTTCCATCCTCAGCCTTTCATATCATGTGATGGTTCTGACCATGATGGGCCCTCTAATGGATTCAGGTGAGCTTATCCATCCCTATCCATGTGTATTAAGGATTGCTAAATATGCAGTACATTCTCTAATTCTGAATTAGAAATGCTAATTAGAATAAACTGTGTGCTAGAGAAATCACAACAACGCTGAGATGAAGTACTGCATGTTTTGTTTTTCCGTATCCTGATTTCCTTCTTTTACTCTGCAAGTGATTTTTCTATATATTCATAATTTTCCTGGATTGTGCTGCTTGTTTCCTGTAGCCATGCAATtaattattttaggattatctCATAAGAATAGAATTGTA
This window encodes:
- the LOC101774613 gene encoding profilin isoform X1 codes for the protein MSWQAYVDDHMLCDIDGQRLTAAAAILGHDGAEWAQSDAVPQVKPEEITAIMNDFNEPGSLAPTGLYLGGSKYMVIQGEPGAVIRGKKGPGGVTIKKTNMAIIIGIYEEPMTPGQCNMVVERLGDYLVDQGF
- the LOC101774613 gene encoding profilin-2 isoform X2 → MASASPPPPPSSAMTAPNGPSPTPSRRSVNRVKPEEITAIMNDFNEPGSLAPTGLYLGGSKYMVIQGEPGAVIRGKKGPGGVTIKKTNMAIIIGIYEEPMTPGQCNMVVERLGDYLVDQGF